The Branchiostoma floridae strain S238N-H82 chromosome 7, Bfl_VNyyK, whole genome shotgun sequence region ACATGACAAAATCTNNNNNNNNNNNNNNNNNNNNNNNNNNNNNNNNNNNNNNNNNNNNNNNNNNNNNNNNNNNNNNNNNNNNNNNNNNNNNNNNNNNNNNNNNNNNNNNNNNNNTGAATATTGTCCCGGAACTGTGACAATACCCGACTATGCCCTATGATTAACATTTCCACGTAAacaacacctttttttttccaaatatagCTGTATGAACATGTCTCAAGTGAATCAAATTTAAGAGTATTAAAATCGCCAATAATGACACATAATGCAATGATTGCTTGTAAAAAACATTTCAACCCTTCATATTAATCATTTTCTATACAACGCTAGAATAGGGACAGTGTCAATCTGAAATGTCATACCAGTTTGTTAATTTGTTTCAATCTTGCATTAAAATAATGCTTGGAATATTCTAGTTATTTTATTCAGTGTAAAGTAATGGACAAGTTAACAAATGTTACAATATATTACCTTGTGCCAAGATGTTCCATTGCATCACGCGAAAAACATTTCCTTCTCTCACTTCCCCCTCCCCTCCTGCAATAGAAACAAACGACCTCTTCAGCAAAGGAGGCTGGTCCTTCAGAGCCTTCTCACAAGACTCCAGAAGCTTGTCCTTGGATGTTAAAGAtgatgttgccatgacaacaggaTGTTGAGGAGTGGAGACAGTGTGCGGAAGCAACGGTTGATGTGTTTGACTCAAGATCTCCATAGAATTTGCCATCCGATTCTGGAAACGAAAAAAGAGGAAGTTGAATAGTTACAGAGGcacaaacatactgtaaatgcgtggatctaatttcgcggtagcggaaaaatggactttttgcggtggctttaagtttgcggtaacaccatagactgcagtctaataccgtGATAGAAAAatgtccgcggtggttttaagttcgcggtgaagtgcaccacgaaaaccgcgaacattaatccaccgcgaacatttctgcatttacagtatatgggaAGCACAGTTCAGAAAACCAGCAGTTCAGAAAACCttaagctatacatatatatatacacttgaTATCATAGTTATTGAGTTAAGCAACATTATGATTATCTCTAAGTCTAACAACAAAGTCACACACAGTCAactatcaaagctgaccaacaACCAAAATGAGATATTGTCGGACCATGTAGTACAAACCTTGCTGATTGTCGTGTTCAGAAAGAACGCTTCTGTACTCTAATTTTTACTCAGTTATGAAAGAGAATCCTGAATCCTTATGCAACGGGATCCGGGACATCAAATGGTTTAGGTAATCAGCTGTATAAACAATGCACCAACGCTGGTGATATCAAAAGAGAAACGTATTGGTACCTGTAGCGAGTGTACGTGCTCTCCGTGAGGAAGTTAGGCTCTAGTATACTATATATAGCAGCCAAAgacatataaatacataaacatatCGGTTAAGGAATGATTAAGCAGCACGTTACTCGGCAACTCATTTGGTTGGCGCGAAAATGTGGGGATTTCCTGTCAgatgacgtaatcatgacgtCACGACAGATTTGCCCTCGAGCTACTCGATTTTTTTCGTCACCATGACATTAAGATTTATCCGGATTTTTACCGACGTCTACACTTAATACCAAAACAGGAGAAGGAGAATGTCTCTGTCTTCAAGTTTTTCCTTGCGTAGTCCAAGGATTgctggaggtcagaggtcaagaaATACCCACAGTACTTTGCGCGCGGAAAGAAAACTCTAGAAAGATGGCGACTGAAATGTTTGGGTATGTGTTTACCTTGATTTTGTAATGATTTAAATGACTTTATTGGTGATTTATAGTCTTTTCACTTTGGTCCATGTTATGTAGATAATGTTAGAGTTTTTTGTACTTCTTTTTCAGCCAGGCGAATGAAGCGTTCGTCGATGAGAACTATGAGAAAGCATTAGAGGTAAGCTGAAAATTTCTGTGaactttttttctcaaaatagtcaactaaaaaaaaattaagaattaCATGctgccgatgatgatgatgcaggtATAATTTAGCACTGCGTGCAACATATAAAAGATAAATGTCGTACATTGATTAATTTTACTTCCCCTTTGGTGACAGTTATACACCAAAGCAATTGAGCTGGATGGAGAGAAGTCAGAATTCTTCACAAAACGGGCTCAGACGTATATCAAGTTGGAGCAGTACATGGGTATGTATGTCACAAAGTCTCATCCATcctttgtacaaaaatgtaccatcCCTCAAGCTCACTGTGTGGCACTCATGGGTCCAACTGCGCATGTGCAGGTCAGAGGTGAaagcccctgacttgtaaacagtttaTGTGTTCATCATGCTGTATACATATTCATGCATGTTCCGCAAAAAGCCGGACGAACAAAAATTGGGTCCTGTAATATGCCAAGCACCATGACAATGTAGGGATAAAGTATAGCTCAAAAAGTCGTGGCTAATGGCCTCCTAGCCCTGGTGGATCTGTTTGTGTGGACATAATTTTCTGATTCTATCTACCACATCTAGTCTACCTATAAAAAGTTTCATTGGTGATACAAGGTTTTtgtataagccttctcacactagttaccatGCATGTGTGGGTGAAAGTCCCTGTCTTTGCTGAAGTCTTACATAGTGTGCCGATGGATCAGTCGTCTTCAAAAACCCATATTAAAGCACTCCAAAATGTGACCTTTTGCAAATATTTCCTCTCCATATGAAATACCGTTTGGAGATGTTTGGTGCCCGTCGGTAACGATTCAGAGCGTCCCATTCGTGACCTAAATTTTACCGAAAATTACCGATGGCGCTTCAGGAAATTACCGGGAGCAGTAAAGACTCCAAACACTATTCAATATGGCGACTCAGTTGTTTGACAGTGAAAAATTTTTGCGTTGTGGAGTACTTAGGGGTTTTTGAAGACGGCTTATCCAAATGatgattgtaaaatatatgtcatATCATGCTGAAATTGAATGTCTTGTGTTACTGACTACATGTAGATGCTGTGGCAGATGCTACAAAGGCAGTGGAGCTAGATCCCAACAGCTCAAAGGCTCACCTCAGAAAAGGGTTAGTTGTTTAATCTattagctacggccgcgtggcgcgttggtgcacctgatccctcgatctcggaagttaagcaacgcacggtccggacagttcttggatgggggaccaccCAAGGACGACCGTATTGCTGTAGCCGGACCAAGCATGGTCATTCCACGaagtcgtcttccgggagggacgtaaaacgggggtcccgtactcgaggaggtgcctcaaccatgttaaacagcctcattactcaaaacACTGGGTACCTactacctactggctggcaaaatacaccagatgattatgaTTACAATATTAAGTGATATCACTTAGTTATTAGTCACATTTATACATTAGAAATTTGAAGAAACAAATATCTgactcttgttgttgttgttcctcaCAGGGTTGCCAGTTTCCATCTGGATGAGTTTGAGTCAGCAAGAGAATCATTTGTGAAAGGTCAAGAGTTAGACAGTAGGTATCTTTAgactctatatatatatattcattattttacatttacTGAGCGAGATATTACCATTTTTAGGCATTATCATCACTGGTACAGTGGAATCCGCTTATTTGGATAGCTCATTTGTCATCACATTGTACTACCCTAGTTAGGATGGGAGGCAGGGGTTTATAAGTGATGAACCACCTTAATGCAATGAAGTGGTGTTCTAAAGTAAGATAGATAGTTTAGTAATATTGATACATCTGATTGTTCATGCTGCAAAGTTGCTTTTAATTTAAAGTAGATATTTTTtatgtgcgttttttttttttttttttgtggtcatAATCATGAATGCATTATTTTGCAGGTTCTGAGCCACTCTTTGCAAGATGGATCAGGAAATGTGATGCAAACTTGAACTGTGAGTGGCAAGCTTTGTCTGTTAGCCAACATTATAATACACTTGTTTTGCAGATTTTTGAAATGATAAGTTCGTTTGTAACAGATTCAAATAAGATTTGCATAGTACATTTGTGTCCTTAGGGTTGAATCGGTTTGAATAGTAAGACATTGGCAGTGTATGGGGATGTTTGTGCACGTGAAAATTTTCATTTGATAAATCTAGACCTGAAACTGTTGTGTTTGTTACAGTGGAAGAGAAGGAGGAATCAGGAACAGTGGCTGAAGATGGCAAGGTATCACAAACTGAAAAATATTCCTCGTATCTGTCATGTATGATAACTGTTTTCTTAAACATTTAtcagatacatttgtaccaacCTGGCAATGCTAATGGCACACCATTTCAGACCTTGAAATGTGAAAGAGTCCTATTCAATttaaacatatattttttttaaccatattttttctcTGCCAAAGGCCAAAGTGATCTTCCTACTGATGCATTTGCCAATATGACTCTGCTTTGTGTCAAaaaactacaaactacaaatgtatgttgcaTTGATTTAatattttaccaacctgatgaaactatccTGATCActtgtttgttattttttcacAGCCCCTGCTTGGAGCAGCAGGAGACAGTAGCCCCTCCCCCCAGCCTGTCAATCAACCCCAGCCACAAGCTGCAGCCCCGCCCCCTGTCTCAAAGAGGTGCTGTCAATCATTTGTATTGTCTGTATTGTAAGAGTTACCCCATGGGACATGGGTGCGGCCAGTTGAACTGTATATAGCACAGTCCCGCCCACTAAGGGGATTTCTAGTCTCTAGTCCCACACTATGTGCATATATCCACATATATTCAGGGCTTCTCATTCGCTGAGGGGAATTGTCATTGGCTTAGTCCTGTTATACAACAGCAGGAATAACCTGGAAACAAATAGTTAGAATGCAAACATATTTGAATCTGATGCTCAGGGTGTAGTTCTGGAGTTGGCTGCCAGGTGGCAGTTTTGAGACCACATATGCTCATGTTGTCGCAGCTAAAGCTTCCTGTTTTCTTTGTTGCAGACATGACTGGTACCAGACAGAGACCCACGTCATCGTCACGGTCATGATCAAAGGGCTGAAGAAAGAAGATGTACAAGTCGACTATGATGCCACCACGGTACTTGTGACAAGTCTTTTTTACTTAGATAACAATTAATATTCATATAACTCACATTAATATTCCAGTAATCATAGGGTGTgtcagtgtttccgccagacctcagctgggaggccgtccaccttggggcgcgaaaaccgcgaaaattaaatttaattgcaaaaccgcgaaaattgaattgaattgtaaaaccgcgaaaattaaagttaacTGTTAACTgtggaaagaaaaaacaaaaaaaactaacgtccgattaaagttcagtgccgtaacaacaaggatgttttgatttgtgctgcgtaccggtatgccgcaccgaacgggtactactacttttaaaaagttccagaaacggttcttggactttccaaaaagaaatagcatttgtataaattgtattttatgttgtggtatacttataaattatctaaaaccttccatagatcgagaaatttgcgttcagaaatgacgaaaaacaggCGCTCAAAACAGCGGCAATGGgcgtaatggcggccgaaatcccgcaaACACacgtggtgacttctcgcgagatctgggaaagctagcgacgtcaCGGGGAgctagcgctgtgattggccagGATAAACAACAAGCTCTCGAGCGCCATTTTAGAGcgtatttatcccgaaaatttctgccgttttcggagattttgcgggctcaaaactcatatcaaaaggaaccaaagttatacttgatgttttttacgtccagcacctcttatgtgaacactttatttttccgctgtgttgccgataacgaACTTGAACGAGGTCGGCGATTTCCCGTGCCATGTACCCAGTGGACACATGTTTCTGTTcatcgtgttttgttttgtttacgatgattgacgatgaaaacagagactaaaaTTGTTAATCTTGACAAAGTTAGTGTGTTGTcttatttctcccaataacaaagtttagtttgtagtgttatacttatagcgaGATCGGGTCCTACCGCCAAGTTTTTGAAATGTGGCAGCGcataactgagaccttgaaaaacgggttttaatgagattatcatatgcgaaaggccgccgacacacattgtcaacaatcataacaatagcaaaacaaacagtgagcggctttctgactgtggacggcgtcccctaAGCCTCTAGCTTcgatacaaaacacaaaactgcggtttacatttatcgactttgtacagatttctcggcaaaatgtgggtcgcaatttttttatgaggacggcctctgtttgtgttcaagccgtccaaaacgaaatgagaccgttgttggacgggtggacgcccctctggcggaaacactgggGTGTGTTAAAATAAATCTGTTCATTTGGTCACCATGACCCTCAAGTTTATATCTGTACTTTGCATTTATCTAGACTGCACTGCATATAATATGTATGTAAGTGAAACACTTTTAACAGGCTGTAAACAAACTGGTTATGATGTTGTAATGCTCCAGAAAAAACATTTGTACTTTTGCTAGTCTTAATGTATGGAAGTTAGAAGCTAAAGCATTAATCATCAGACATAAATATGTAACAATGTGTCTTTCTTTGACATATAGCTGAGTGCTGTGTTTAAACAACCCAGTGGGACAGACTATGTGTTAGACCTGGAGCTGGCCCACCCTATTGTTAAGGAGAAGTGTATCACCAAGGTCCTCAGTACCAAGGTggagatgaagatgaagaagtcTGAAGGCATCAGGTGGCAGTGTCTGGAGGGGGATGGGAGGCCGTATCAGTACGCACAGTGGACATCAGGTAAGATTAAACCTTACTTAGGTGTTACTGTGTTATTGGTTCATACAGTAAGgatctttaggcacaaccatgGAGTACTtgcttccaacgtttcggtgtctatcagacaccatcatcagggttagaatggcgataagcgatagtgtattagaacgtaactttaccacaatttacctccgtaatattggtgtcgtctgttgaccttatatgacctcgtttgccagcgggtatgggtagcaccagtttacgaagttttgttttgaaaagaaattaaagaggttttaaatccggcgtagggtgacgatacgacCGCGATATATGGCCGAATGCGGTCCGcatggccgtaatcggcagtgtttttgacTGTACAAAGATATTTACTTAAGTATACAAAGATGACATAAAAAAATCCATGTTGCGATTGTATGCTGTACTTGAATTGTGTATGTCTTTTCAGTCAGCTTGGTATTTACTTTGGAAAATGTGGTTGATCCATGTCAATTCTAGCCCTTGGTCTTATACTTGTATTCGATCCATGTTAGGGTCTATAAGTCACAGTAGAgagattgtcctaggacagatcgcgatcggagttggtcctaggacaggctgcgatcgggatctgtcctaggacaatcagcgattctactagtacagattgtgatcaggatctgtcctaggaccaactctgatccaaactcaaataatgctaagatataggaaacaaactgcgatcgggatctgtcctagtACAATCGTGGATTgggatctctactgtgacatatacataagCAGCAGTGTATACAAGAgttgtatttttggacaggtaaCAAGGGAGCCAGTGGTGTGACACAGTACCCATCCTCCAGCCATTGCAAGCGAGACTGGAACAAGATCGTGGCAGATGTGAACAAGGAGGAGAAAGAGGAGAAATCTGACGGAGACGCTGCCCTCAACTCATTCTTCCAACAGATCTATTCCGACGGCAACGAGGAAGTCAGGAAAGCAATGAACAAGTCATTCGTAAGTATTCTTCATCATGTATTGGACCTTTATAACAGTGCCTGGTTGTTCACTTAACCATGCTGCGCTCAAAAGTTAGTTGGCcctcattttaaaaaaaatagatttagaATGTAACCCTAGTTTGCTTTTATTGGCAGACCAGGGAACCTATGTCCGTTGCTTTTAAAGACAGCGTATTTAGGATATCAGGTTGACAGACAACGTTTTCAAACcacataatttgaaaaaaattttgatttgaaacCACAAACCACTatcttgatatccctaaatcctgtgttttaaaaacacacaaaaggtgaactagcgttatgtatgtatgtactgtactgtatcaTGGTTAAGTAATAAAAATGCAACCACTTTCCTTGTAAGGTATGAGAAGAGTTATTTTGCATATATGCCAGTTGTAAATTGCAAAAACTCAATATATGCCTGAAGATGAAAGTAACTGGGAACAATTTTGCTGTGTCCCCCCCTAGGTGGAGTCAGGTGGTACAGTCCTCAGCACCAACTGGAAGGACATCGGCAAGAAAAAGGTGGACATGAAGCCACCAGATGGGATGGAGTTCAAGAAGTGGGAGATATgagagcccccctccccatctgtCTGTTCTTCTGTCAAAAGGACTCTGCTACATATGATTGTTCCAATctacatacattcattcattttttgccAATCAGTAGTGTTATTTCAGCTGCTGATTGTGCAGGCTTTAAATTCATCAACAGCTTTGAAAGTGTGTTGGGCCGGGTAGGTAAAAAATCATTTCTGCTGTCTTGTCATTGCTTGAAATTCTGTAAGACTGACTTTTATAAAGCATTGAGATAGTTATGACTTATGTATGATTCCTTTGCATTTATTTGTGTTGCTACGTAGACATTgttacacattgtacatgtactgattatttttttctgacaaaacgAGGGAAAATGATATTGTCTACATCCTGAATACCAGCATGTGCAAATCAACACTAAAACTACACATACACGTACTCTAATAGAGTATAATGTATTCAAAATGGTTGCATTGTTATTAGAAGGAATATAGGAGAGACCTCGAACAATCCTTACAGAATGGAATCAGGATGATGGCTATCAAAGATTGAAGCAGTGCCATATTTAATAATATGTCTGCTCAGAGCACAATGTTATGGTCATGGTAATAGGTTGCAAAGATATGATTCATTTAGAGACCTTTTGGGAAATATTCTTCTTCTACATTGTCCAACTCCAAGGAAAGATAATAGTATGGTATCATGTCTTTGAAAGCCTGAAAACATCAAGCACTGCTTTTCCCCATGTGGGCACATGTTTTGTTTGCACatgtatttttcaagtacatttgtacaagctTTAAAGGGAAAGCATAATTACTTGCTATCCTATGTTCATTGTGATTGTCCTCACTTCATAATGATGAATTTTTTGGTCATCTGTACATACTGATGTATCTCTGCATCttgaaagaatacagaatacactTGACACActgttgtttctgtttgtttgttccctcatgttgttgttttcacaaGAATTACTAGAGCTACAGCAAAGAATAGATATGTACTCTGTGTGATTATTATACGTGAGAGAAAGATATTGTTGAGATTGTGATGAGCTGTCAATGGAAACATGGATCATCAAATAAAGTATGGAATCTTGTTAATGCTTCAGAAACTCAACGACTTTGTATACAAGACAGTTGTCAACAGATATTATATCTGTCCGTCTAAGTTAACATTTTTAGAGTCATTTAGACGGAATCATCATTTCATGTGAAAGTGTCATCGGGCTCGAATGGATCGTAACATAGCCGAAATTCGTAGCTCGTTAGATTTAAGAGTTTCTCGTGATATCAGGGACAGGGCCTTGCTTTCCAGCCATGTTGCAGAGAACCGCCTGGCGAGATGCCAGAGAGGGACACAGTTGAGTTCGTCCAGTTCGGCAATAAGTCGCCGCTCACATGCTTCCTTCAGCTCAGTGAACTGAAACCTGTCCGCAGCTATCAACAAGGAGGGAACGAGACTATAGGGGCGTGGTCGGCCCGCCAACCTCCCCCGGAGCTCTCGTTCCTCTATCCTCATCCCGTAGGCCGCTTTCAGGACCAGCGTCATGACGTCATGTTCCACGTCAGGGATCACAGCTGTTTTCTCCCTGCTCTCCTTCCAGTCACTGCCCGAAAACATGTCCCTGGGGAATGCCGAGTACATGTCGGTATGCTTCAGGTGATAGAAAAATTTCCAGACGTTTCTCCTATAAGACGCGTCATCTGCAAGGCACTGTGAAACCAAGAGGACGTCTAACCCTAACCTCAACATTTTAACTCTTTACTGTATCATAACCATAACAATAGAAAGTTAGCTAGAaacaaaaatgtgtaaaaacTTAGATTTGGAGACCATCAGGAGCTAACGGTGAATTGTTTGACGGTGAAACGTATTTGCGGTGAAATATCCTGTACTATAGAACGTCGTAAAGATATTGTTGGAAAAGAACACTTTCCTTACCTGAAGTACCGACTTGCTTCTGCCAGAACATACCAGCTACAGCGCAGTTCCACCTTGCGTACTCCTACCACCAACAATACATCATCTACAACAGACCTCctctcctctgattggttcGCATCTTGCTCTTCCTGCTCCCCCTCGTCTCTGACGCTGTCCCGGTATGTGACCCTGTGTCCTCTACCGGAAGAAACAGACATCTCTCCATTCACGCTGTTGTGACTAGCTGTGACTGAGGTAGACACACATGTCGAGTTTGTGGACATATCGTCCATGTTTCCTAAATTGTCTTCTAATTGTGTACCGAAGGTTGTAGTGTTTAGAGGGACGGGTTCTGTTATTTATCTGTAGGGAAGCTGTGATTGTTGCCAAATTCTAGAACACAAAATATTTGAGAATGAAATAAGTTCTAGAACATTATTTTGTCATTATTGACCACTCAAGTATGTTCAAGGTAGAATTTTCTTTCAATCTATTGTCCCACatgaaaacaattttacaaTAGACGGCTTGTGCTTTTATCGAAAATGAAACTATATACAATCGCGCCCTTCTAAAGACGATATTCAAGAACGTAATTCAAACAAGATTCGTGGACGCCGGAAGTTCACATTCTAACCGGAAATTGTCGAACAATCGACGATTGTTGTACCCAGGTAACAACTTCTTTGTTGTTGTCAGTTACAAAGTCTTCATCGCTGACAACCACGCGGTTATTTTGGCTGATGTCAGCAAGAGTGTGCTTTGTGAATAATTCAATTAATTGATTGTTATTCAACCTCGAGTTAATCTAATGATGAACGCCTTCAGAACGGCGCTGTCTGTTACATCGCGCGTCTGCCCCAGGACTGGCCTCGGTATTCTATCAAGGAAGAACGCAACACCTGTAACAGGTAAATTAAGCTACGTATATTTCAACTCTAGTTTGGTTATATAAAATCGGTGATCTGTAATGCACAAGTCTTCTGTACACACCACAATCGCAAGTGATGTATTTTGCTGCTGGtagtacatatactagtagatgaTTTAACTCGGTATCACTAATGGTTGTTTATAgatgtttgttggtttgttttatttggatcttgTGCTTGATTTCTCGACGCCACAAACGGATACTAGTTCCAAATCATTGAAAGGTGGCTCATACATGTACCCTTTTTTCTTCTAACAGGAGATAAAGCCTCAGTTTAATAAAGGATACAATTATGTCATTAATTATCATCATCTATTGTTGGACAATCCAGAACTATACATGTCCGCGGCGTACACCACGCCGCTCCGTACCCGTCCTGACGAAAACAGCATTAAGAACTGCCTGAAACCCGACTTCCGGTACGCTGGCACTGGTTCTAAACATGCGGGCTGGACCGGAGCTGGACTGGCGGTCGGAGCGGGCGTCCTCTTCGGCGCAGGTCTTTACAAGGTGAGCTTTTCAATACCAAACGTTACTGTTACCTACCTTCTCCTTTTCTATTCATCACATAGTGTGTTTTAGCAATCTTGAAAAGTAGCATTACTAATTTCACAAA contains the following coding sequences:
- the LOC118420285 gene encoding protein SGT1 homolog; the protein is MATEMFGQANEAFVDENYEKALELYTKAIELDGEKSEFFTKRAQTYIKLEQYMDAVADATKAVELDPNSSKAHLRKGVASFHLDEFESARESFVKGQELDSSEPLFARWIRKCDANLNLEEKEESGTVAEDGKPLLGAAGDSSPSPQPVNQPQPQAAAPPPVSKRHDWYQTETHVIVTVMIKGLKKEDVQVDYDATTLSAVFKQPSGTDYVLDLELAHPIVKEKCITKVLSTKVEMKMKKSEGIRWQCLEGDGRPYQYAQWTSGNKGASGVTQYPSSSHCKRDWNKIVADVNKEEKEEKSDGDAALNSFFQQIYSDGNEEVRKAMNKSFVESGGTVLSTNWKDIGKKKVDMKPPDGMEFKKWEI
- the LOC118420291 gene encoding kelch-like protein 21 — its product is MDDMSTNSTCVSTSVTASHNSVNGEMSVSSGRGHRVTYRDSVRDEGEQEEQDANQSEERRSVVDDVLLVVGVRKVELRCSWYVLAEASRYFRDMFSGSDWKESREKTAVIPDVEHDVMTLVLKAAYGMRIEERELRGRLAGRPRPYSLVPSLLIAADRFQFTELKEACERRLIAELDELNCVPLWHLARRFSATWLESKALSLISRETLKSNELRISAMLRSIRAR